A genomic region of Staphylococcus roterodami contains the following coding sequences:
- the sdaAA gene encoding L-serine ammonia-lyase, iron-sulfur-dependent, subunit alpha, which translates to MFDSIRETIDYAVENKMSFAEIMVKEEMELSGKSRDEVRAQMKQNLDVMRDAVIKGTTGDGVESVTGYTGHDAAKLRDYNETHHALSGYEMIDAVKGAIATNEVNAAMGIICATPTAGSSGTIPGALFKLEKTHDLTEDQMIDFLFTSALFGRVVANNASVAGATGGCQAEVGSASAMAAAAAVAIFGGSPEASGHAMALAISNLLGLVCDPVAGLVEIPCVMRNAIGSGNALISADLALAGIESRIPVDEVIEAMDKVGRNLPASLRETGLGGLAGTPTGEAIKRKIFGTAEDMVKNN; encoded by the coding sequence ATGTTTGATTCAATTAGAGAGACTATAGATTATGCCGTAGAAAATAAAATGTCATTTGCGGAAATCATGGTTAAAGAAGAAATGGAATTAAGCGGTAAATCACGTGATGAAGTGCGCGCGCAAATGAAACAAAATTTAGACGTCATGAGAGACGCAGTAATCAAAGGTACTACAGGTGACGGTGTTGAAAGTGTAACGGGCTACACTGGTCATGACGCAGCAAAATTACGTGATTATAATGAAACGCATCATGCTTTGTCTGGATATGAAATGATTGACGCAGTAAAAGGTGCCATCGCAACAAATGAAGTCAATGCCGCTATGGGTATTATTTGTGCAACGCCAACAGCCGGTTCCTCGGGTACCATTCCCGGTGCACTTTTTAAATTAGAAAAAACACACGACTTAACAGAAGATCAAATGATTGATTTCTTATTTACATCAGCGTTGTTTGGACGTGTCGTAGCGAACAATGCAAGTGTAGCTGGTGCGACAGGTGGGTGCCAAGCAGAAGTTGGTTCAGCCTCTGCAATGGCGGCAGCTGCAGCAGTAGCTATTTTCGGTGGATCGCCAGAAGCATCCGGGCATGCAATGGCACTAGCGATAAGTAATTTATTAGGTTTAGTTTGTGATCCAGTAGCAGGACTTGTTGAAATACCTTGTGTTATGAGAAATGCAATTGGTTCGGGTAACGCTTTAATTTCAGCAGATTTAGCATTAGCAGGTATTGAAAGTAGAATTCCTGTTGATGAAGTTATTGAAGCAATGGATAAGGTTGGTCGTAACCTTCCTGCATCATTACGTGAAACTGGATTGGGTGGATTAGCAGGTACACCAACTGGAGAAGCAATTAAACGTAAAATTTTTGGCACAGCTGAAGATATGGTTAAAAATAATTAA
- the sdaAB gene encoding L-serine ammonia-lyase, iron-sulfur-dependent subunit beta translates to MAKSYDYQSAFDIIGPVMMGPSSSHTAGAVKIGNSARAILGDVPKNIEIHYYESFAQTHQGHGTDVAIVGGAMGYSTFDNRIKSSLEIAADDGIKIDIIEEDGDSIGQHPNCAYIKSFSNDGRYIEIIGISIGGGTIKIKGIHINGLEVELNHGLPILVVDGNMTKAQVNHFINDINDMKLDCKDELIKIDEDKCLVVLPLNKAISESTLNTIKDKYSDLNVSYIN, encoded by the coding sequence ATGGCAAAGAGCTATGATTATCAAAGTGCTTTCGATATTATTGGACCAGTTATGATGGGACCATCAAGTTCTCATACAGCTGGTGCAGTAAAGATTGGAAATTCAGCACGTGCAATTTTGGGAGATGTTCCTAAAAATATTGAAATACATTATTATGAATCATTTGCTCAAACACACCAAGGACATGGTACAGATGTCGCTATTGTTGGTGGAGCAATGGGATATTCAACATTTGATAACCGAATTAAATCTTCATTAGAAATTGCAGCTGATGATGGTATTAAAATAGATATCATTGAAGAAGATGGGGACAGTATCGGTCAACATCCAAACTGTGCTTACATTAAATCGTTTAGTAACGATGGACGTTACATTGAAATTATAGGTATTTCAATAGGTGGTGGTACTATTAAAATTAAAGGTATTCATATAAATGGATTAGAAGTAGAGTTAAACCATGGATTACCAATTTTAGTTGTCGACGGAAATATGACTAAAGCACAAGTAAATCATTTCATTAATGATATCAATGATATGAAATTAGACTGTAAAGATGAACTGATTAAGATAGATGAAGATAAATGTTTGGTAGTATTACCATTAAATAAAGCCATCTCAGAATCAACATTAAATACAATTAAAGATAAATACAGTGACTTAAACGTTTCCTATATAAATTAG
- a CDS encoding PTS fructose transporter subunit IIC — translation MDILLGVGTLVLVLVIMTLFLKYAPYGKQGLQALSGAACATFLPQAFLSYAIGGVFDIKFLQDIGDLAGSLSGIAVGILTCLNLGVAPVFAVIVGLVLHDFKLLPAFIAAYGVAFLIKWIEKKVPEGLDLIVVILFAPAIAFGLASIITPGVLATLKQIGSAVTAVGDNNPYALAVILGLVIPVTGMTPLSSMVLTSLLGLTGVPMAIGALTCTGSSFVNLILFRKLNIGGPSKAFAVCIEPLTQIDLIAQYPVQLYGTNALIGVVNACIVTFSGLVIGVKGMATPIAGAIVLFGFNNAVTSIVTIVTVIIVSIVLAYIIGTLINKFNLMNINFKMPSKKNRIKESV, via the coding sequence ATGGATATTCTGTTAGGTGTAGGCACATTAGTCTTGGTTTTAGTGATCATGACGCTATTTTTAAAGTATGCACCGTACGGTAAACAAGGACTACAAGCATTATCCGGTGCAGCTTGTGCGACATTTCTACCACAAGCATTCTTAAGTTATGCTATTGGTGGCGTATTTGATATTAAATTTCTGCAAGATATTGGGGATTTAGCAGGAAGTTTAAGCGGTATCGCAGTAGGTATTCTAACATGCTTAAACTTAGGTGTTGCACCAGTATTTGCGGTCATTGTTGGTTTAGTATTACATGACTTTAAATTATTACCAGCATTCATCGCAGCTTATGGTGTAGCTTTTTTAATTAAATGGATTGAAAAGAAAGTTCCAGAAGGCTTGGACTTAATTGTGGTGATCTTATTTGCACCAGCAATTGCCTTCGGACTTGCATCAATTATCACACCTGGTGTGTTGGCAACATTAAAACAAATAGGTAGTGCTGTCACAGCAGTAGGTGACAATAATCCATATGCATTAGCGGTCATTTTAGGACTAGTAATTCCAGTTACAGGTATGACGCCGCTAAGTTCAATGGTATTAACAAGTTTATTAGGACTTACAGGTGTTCCTATGGCTATTGGAGCACTAACATGTACAGGTAGCTCATTTGTTAACCTTATTTTATTCCGAAAATTAAATATTGGTGGACCTTCAAAAGCATTTGCAGTTTGTATTGAACCATTGACACAAATCGATTTAATAGCACAATACCCAGTACAACTATATGGTACAAATGCACTTATTGGAGTTGTCAACGCATGTATCGTGACATTTAGCGGATTAGTAATAGGTGTTAAAGGTATGGCAACACCAATCGCCGGAGCTATCGTATTGTTTGGCTTTAATAATGCAGTGACATCAATTGTAACAATCGTAACAGTGATTATTGTCAGCATTGTCTTAGCCTATATCATTGGAACGCTAATTAATAAGTTTAATTTAATGAATATCAACTTTAAAATGCCGAGCAAAAAGAATCGTATTAAGGAGAGTGTTTAA